In the genome of Raphanus sativus cultivar WK10039 chromosome 4, ASM80110v3, whole genome shotgun sequence, one region contains:
- the LOC108837046 gene encoding uncharacterized protein LOC108837046 yields MLKSYLTLLVKAASDLVEKGMEQFLVRGLANLEKFLEREKSLYNYNKDQWDFVSCFLSKIKDLGPLTKEATGKIHRLVKSTPSLVQQPHEHGAGSEHEWSDRSAATDLVDKGMEPFLVRGLADVEKFLEREKGLYNYNKDQCDFVSCFLSKIEDLGPLTMEATGKIHRSVKSTPSVVQQPQEHGAGSEREWSDRLNNLQPLEILRVFASTDVEEREEESTDASLLRELQPLLISCLWEKERISESMFKVLSEVVYSIAETDFQRAVYIFQCLTMWLHEEFMDPIVEHLLPKINKRLNPPSDVLVDNSCWVLSFLGAFCVIIQLVAMKFYAGTVMEMADNMVDSVTELVERKMEVGLRGELSEIWKSL; encoded by the exons ATGTTGAAGAGTTACCTTACTCTTCTTGTCAAGGCAGCGAGTGATCTTGTGGAGAAGGGAATGGAACAGTTTCTGGTACGAGGGCTTGCAAATCTCGAGAAGTTCTTGGAACGAGAGAAGAGCTTGTATAATTACAATAAGGATCAATGGGATTTCGTGTCTTGTTTCTTGTCCaagatcaaagacttgggacCACTAACGAAGGAGGCTACTGGGAAGATCCATCGTTTGGTTAAGTCTACCCCATCACTCGTTCAACAGCCACATGAACATGGAGCAGGTTCTGAACATGAATGGTCTGATCGTTCG GCAGCGACTGATCTTGTGGATAAGGGTATGGAACCGTTTCTGGTACGAGGACTTGCAGATGTCGAGAAGTTCTTGGAACGAGAGAAGGGGTTGTATAATTACAATAAGGATCAATGTGATTTCGTGTCTTGTTTCTTGTCCAAGATCGAAGACTTGGGACCACTAACCATGGAGGCTACGGGGAAGATCCATCGTTCGGTTAAGTCTACCCCATCAGTCGTTCAACAGCCACAGGAACATGGAGCAGGTTCTGAACGTGAATGGTCTGATCGTTTGAACAACTTACAGCCGCTTGAGATCTTAAGAGTCTTTGCGTCCACTGATGTTGAAGAGAG GGAAGAAGAGTCAACAGACGCTTCATTGTTGAGAGAACTTCAGCCATTGCTCatctcttgcctttgggaaaaagaaagaatctcTGAGAGCATGTTCAAAGTCCTTAGTGAAGTTGTCTACAGCATTGC GGAAACAGATTTTCAGAGAGCGGTTTATATCTTCCAGTGCTTAACAATGTGGCTTCATGAGGAGTTTATGGATCCTATAGTGGAGCATCTTCTCCCGAAGATAAACAAAAGGCTAAACCCACCCAGTGATGTTTTGGTAGATAACAGCTGCTGGGTCTTGTCGTTTTTGGGTGCCTTCTGTGTCATCATTCAACTAGTAGCGATGAAATTTTATGCTGGAACTGTGATGGAGATGGCAGATAATATGGTAGATTCAGTGACGGAGCTTGTGgaaagaaaaatggaagttgGTTTGCGAGGAGAGCTTTCAGAGATTTGGAAATCATTGTGA